In Ascaphus truei isolate aAscTru1 chromosome 7, aAscTru1.hap1, whole genome shotgun sequence, one genomic interval encodes:
- the LOC142498591 gene encoding uncharacterized protein LOC142498591 — MWDTIVIGVNACGNSVRDKYHCRKRFDDIRSKLKKKIQDQRVHATGTGGGPTPQRLILTPLEELLRPKLLTVVVEGLAGDRDIGIYPSQFPAVAPGGHVSPEMEQVSSPGSASSTLLEEHHGDEDDEYDEDDATEETEIQSCDHEEVPIETVVPPNRPSTSTYDAIVASEGKIVDAENRRHSDMMTVLERMIGLQEETVSQLAHLHRVFIEVPKQLQKINTSFEALVVQQTQANYWRMTNVPQFNTSQPGSVHAGQFSPHSSDIHSPGPNVTGQVADIAVQVPDDILPLPSVQIQQQTPTKEATKTKQDTHETDQPSLVQCLPTCSHVSLGISPVREQSLPKSPVGESLPKSPVGESLPKSPVGESLPKSPVGESLPKSPVGESLPKSPVGESLPKSPVGESLATSPVGESLATSPVGEQSLATSPACEVPEATQSGSVVPKVGGKRKRKIQETTSRPVTRSQKEQKK, encoded by the exons atgtgggacacaatagtcattggtgtcaatgcctgtgggaatagtgtcagggacaagtatcattgtcggaaaagatttgatgatattaggtccaaattgaaaaagaaaatacaagaccaacgcgtgcatgctactggcactggaggtgggcccacaccacaacgtctcatattgactccattggaggagctgcttcggccaaaattacttaccgtcgtcgtggaaggcttggctggtgaccgtgacattggaatttatccgtcacaatttccagcag ttgcccctggaggacatgtgtcacctgagatggaacaagtgtcttcacctgggtcagccagctcaacactactagaag aacatcatggtgatgaggatgatgagtatgatgaggatgacgccacagaagagactgaaatacaatcatgtgaccatgaagaggtgccaatagaaactgttgtaccgccaaatcgtccatcaacttccacatacgatgcaattgtagcttcagagggaaaaatagtggacgcagaaaatcgtcgccattcagacatgatgacagtgctggaaaggatgattggactgcaggaagaaacagtatcacaattggcacatctccacagagtcttcattgaagtgcctaaacagttgcaaaaaatcaacacctcattcgaagcattagttgttcagcaaacacaagctaattactggagaatgactaatgtaccacaattcaacacctcccagccaggatctgttcatgcaggtcagttttcaccacattcatctgatattcattcaccaggcccaaatgttaccggtcaagtagcagacattgctgtgcaggttcctgatgacatcctaccgctgccatctgtacaaattcagcagcagacacctacaaaggaggcgacaaaaacaaaacaagacacacatgaaacagaccaaccatcacttgtgcagtgtctaccaacttgctcacatgtgtcactgggcataagccctgtccgtgaacagtcactacccaaaagccctgtaggtgagtcgctgcccaaaagccctgtaggtgaatcgctgcccaaaagccctgtaggtgagtcgctgcccaaaagccctgtaggtgaatcgctgcccaaaagccctgtaggtgaatcgctgcccaaaagccctgtaggtgaatcactgcccaaaagccctgtaggtgagtcactggccacaagccctgtaggtgagtcactggccacaagccccgtaggtgaacagtcactggccacaagccctgcctgtgaagtgccagaggccactcaaagtggctctgttgtgcctaaagttggtggcaaaagaaaaaggaaaattcaagagacaacaagcaggcctgttactcgctcgcaaaaggaacaaaaaaaataa